Genomic window (Magnolia sinica isolate HGM2019 chromosome 6, MsV1, whole genome shotgun sequence):
ACTGATCATTTGGTAGATAGATTTAACTGAAAACTTGCTAGACTTTTCTTCTAATCACCACATCAAATCTCTTTGTAAGGCCAAAGGGCACGCCTAGCACAACATTTCCAACAATCTCAACAACTCCTCTACCGGTTCTTCATTTAAGTTTCTCCTACAAGGAGGAGCCCAAATAACTTCATCTCCTTGGAAAGAATAGCACCTTGCCACTCACAAGTTAACCTCTTGCAAAATCCCTGCTAAAAGGAGGAGCAACTCCCTCAATTTTTTATTATGTAGCCAAACATCCTCCCAAAATCTTAACCCCTCACCGTTACCCAAAGAAACCCCCACTCCTTCCCAAACCTAATTTTTTAGCAAGGCCACCGCTTTCCAAAGAAACAATGCCCGATACAACAATGATCCCTTAATCCACCAAGAACCTTTTTGAAACCCATACTTTCTTCCCACCACTTCTCTCCATAAACTATCATCTTCGATACCAAACCTCCACACCCACTTACCCAATAACGCTAAATTCATATCTCCCAAGACCCTAAGACCAGCTCCTCCTTGATCCCATAGCTAACACACTTCATCCCACTTTATAAGATGAAACTTATGCTTTTGTTTTGCCCCCTTCCACAAGAAATCCCGCCTAATTTTTTCAAGCTTCTCCACCACCACTTTCGGATACTTAAATAAGGGCATGTAGTAGACTTGTAGGTTAGACATTGCCGCCTTAATTAGCATTAACCCTCCTCCCAAACACAAGTGCCTTCTCTTCTAACTTCGTAACTTTCTTTCAAATCTTATACTATTCAACAACAGATTTCTACCACTCTTACTAtattttttaggattaaaatcATAGATTGAAGCGATTTAGGTGAATAAAAAGCTCCGAgggtcatttttttcaaaaaataaataaatttgtatttatgccttttttcgatttctagttctaatgcttgattatgAGGAGTAAATATTAGATACACGTAACCATGTTCATAATTTCACCAAACAAccagatacaacactctcaccaaaagAGTAGACCGTTATGCTGTCATAAACATGTTTTAAAAAACGAATACATAATTGGAATGTTTATATTATTCTAAATTGTTTAAATATTATTCCATAACTtttcaggaaaaaaataataattcagcCATTATGGGGgccgtaacggtcgttatgcccctAGTATCGGCCATTaaggcctatgcccatattggtaatggtggtgaccgttacaacCACTATTACCTATACGAAATACCTTGCCTAGAAGCTACTATCTGAGTCTTGTATTGTTTATAATTATTCCTAATTTGCACCCTCTTTTATGGACACACCAGATGATGCACGTTCCAACTTATTATCTTGATAGAGAAACTACGCTTGCCCTTCTCTTTGTTGAGCTCCACTCTTTCTTCTTCACCTCATGAGAAACTGTTGGATCAACCCTTGCCAAACTCCCTGTCAAtgcctcttcatcttcctcttgcCTCTGTAGATCTGACACTAACGACACTATACCTTTACGAATCATCATCGCTTGGTCGAAACTTTTAACTGACTGCTGCTCAATGTAGATCCCATTGCACTCTCCAAACTCTATCTAATCCTCCAATAATTTCGAGACGGAAATGTTCGATTGCTCTTGAAGATATTCTCTTTCTCTTAGCAATCTGAAGTCGAAAAAGAATAGAAAGAGACAAACCACCATATCGTTATATATTAATTTCAAGCACATGCCATCACTTAAACTTTCCCCCATCTATGTGAAGCAAACCACGCGTGTGGCTCCCAGTTGTGTTAACAGAACCACTCGTAAGACACCTTCCACATGCAATGAGAGGCCCACATTAAAAGTTCCTTTTGAAACTTCACTACGCtgaaaaagcttttttttttttctatgataTCACCATCACATGTCACCATTATCTTCTCCTTCATTAAAACAAGAAAAGTAAGCTTACTGCTCGACCTCTCATTTAAAGCATCTTCACATCCCCCATCTATCGTTATATATTAATTTCAAGCACATGCCATCACTTAAACTTTCCCCCATCTATGTGAAGCAAACCACGCGTGTGGCTCCCAGTTGTGTTAACAGAACCACTCGTAAGACACCTTCCACATGCAATGAGAGGCCCACATTAAAAGTTCCTTTTGAAACTTCACTACGCtgaaaaagctttttttttttttctatgatgtAAACATCACATGTCACCATTCTCTTCTCCTTCATTAAAACAAGAAAAGTAAGCTTACTGCTCGACCTCTCATTGAAAGCATCTTCACACCCCCTCCCCCCCACCCCCCTCTTTAAAAAGAGACCCACACCCGTTGAAAGCTTCGACCGCGACTGACATTAGTATCAATACTACTaaaggtgtacacaagtcgaaccgagttgagcttggcataaCTCGGCTAcgccactagctaaccccagctcgaactcgactcggccactagttgaccccagctcgaactcgacttggctcagtcctcaagcctgactggccaacttggctcagttcggtcagcagctcgggccagttcgagcctatgtggcattttcacaaacacatggagtgtactttcaatttcttactgtatgtaaaacaacaacagctgtttacaggtatttcatcaaacaccttgtaggcaacatcaaaatcaagaaaaaatggtatttgtttcatatacataccttccttgccaccagccaacactttattgagtcatttcatcaaacacttggtgagcaacatcaatattaaagtaaccgagtcatctaactagttcgattcgagttggggttcaatctgagtcgagtcgagctcgggcaagcttgaactcggttcgaaattttttcaagctaaaaaatcagcttgactcggctcgaactcagtttcgaacctaGTCgaatcgaatcgagctttttcgagtcgagttgagcgagttaaccgagctaaatcggttcatgtacaaccctGATTACTGCCACGCATCAACACCTCTTCTCTTTTATTCTCCTTACCTTTCTGCTCATCAATGAGGGACTTACAGCACAATGATTTATCATTCCATCATCTTCGACATCCTGATTTGCCATCAACGACGAGCTCGAGCTATCTTCCTCTACACCTATAACAAACTCCTGAGATTCCTTTTGCAACTTTACAAAAATGTTATCATTTTCGACTCTAATTCGAATATTTTTCGGCACCATTTGCAGTTTTTTCTTCCTTATTTAGATCCTAGCAAAAGGAATTTTCTCACAATATTCGAACAGTAGATCCATCTCCACTACCATTTCAATACAAGCCTCGATTTCCGTGAACACTTTGTTTATCCGAAATTCCAAAGGGAGGTCCCAAATTTGGATCCAAACATTGTTTTATGATTTAAGTAAATATAAGCAAGAGGGTGGGGGGCGTCCAACACTAACTCTCTCTTCCTTCccctttctttctctcctctcttttctaCTTTCTCTTCTATCTTACATCAAACTAGATGGTATTAGAGCGGTAATCGATCAAGATCCAATCACTTTCTTTTCCCTTACCTATCAAAaaccttctcttcctttctttcatgtTCTCTTGTGTTCATAGCTTTTTAAGAAACTTAGGGTTATTTCTAGTGCACTTGCCTCTTCAATGGCCTATGTGTGAATGGTGTTGGTGATGTGTATGTGATCGTAGTTCTTTCTAGTATTTGGTTAAGGCGTATGGGCTGATTGGTGCATCCTGTATTGTGTATGCATTGTGTTGGATTGTGTGGCTAAAGCATTCAAGTTTCTAGAAGCATTAGCCCTTACTTTTATAAGCATTGTACATCCATTTCTTCTGGTTTTTATTGCCTCTATTTGTAATGGAGATGAAGGCTACGCAAAAAtcaggttcataaatccaacTAACTTTTTGAGGGTTCAAATATCCACTATCAAGTTAAATGGCCAGTATTCTAAATCTATACAAGTCTTAACAGCCAAGGGGAACAATAGGAGAAATTGGATGAAAAGAAGTAAATATGATGAATGGATTTAGGACAATGCTCAGATTGTGACGTGCTTGTAGAATAGTATGGAAATGTTGTTAGAGATGTTTCTAGATATGGCAAATAAGGTTTAGAATTCTCCAtgagtagagttgtacatgagttaaaccgagtcaagcttggcacagctcagctcCGCTCGGTTccgccagtagctaaccccagctcaaacttggcttggtTCAGttcttgagcctgactggccagctcgactcgatttggTCAATAGtgtgggccagttcgagcctgtgcgacattttcttAAACATGTAGGGTGAATCTTCAAATTCACacataatgcaaaacagtaacagcactttacaagtatttcatcaaacacttggcgagcaacatcaaaatcaagatatgagggcaatcttataatgtaaagttttttttttttttgatttgtttcgtatccattccttcctcaccCCACCAGCTGAACCCGCGAAGAAtctatgcacccgaaacaacactttgttgagtcgtttcatcaaacactcggcgagcaacatcaatatcaaaataactaagtCATCGAGCTGAATCGATCCGAGtagattcgagttgaggttcgatccgagtcgagttgagctcgggcaagctagaactcggcttgaaatttttttgagctccaaaaaccaactcgactcggtccgaatccaatttctagccgaggcgagtcgagcttttccgagtcgagtcatttgagctgaccgagctaactcgactcgtgtacatctCTATCCATGAGAGAtggattcataaaaataaaaacatcactcAATCCACACCAATTATTTGAAGAGGTTTTTTACTTTCCAACAAGGAGATAAATCGCTAGGTGAATATTACTAGAAACTCAAAGGGACATGGGAGGAGTTGAATGTGTATCGACCTCTTACAAGCAAGGTATTACCTAACAGTAACAATGGTCATAACAGATACTATTGTTAAAATTATGGTATGGGCcgttatggagagagagagagagagagagagagagagagagagagagtcgatgtTGAATCAATGTTCACCAAATCGCCTCACCTTCTCCATAAGGCACAAATTTATAAAGCATTCCCAAGTATTCTTGACCTTTTTCGTCCTCTGTGAGCAAGCCCACTAACATAGTTGCGGTGGATGCATCCACAGAAAAATGTCTTTTAGCCATTTCCCTGAGAAGTTGCATTGCCTTGAGGATCTCATTCTTTTGTAGAAAGCCCCTAATTAAAGCATTGAAGGTGACACTGTTTGGTTGGAAACCCTTCTCTTCCAGTTGCAAGAACAATCCATTAGCTTCCTCCAAAAGCCCTTCTTTACAGAGCCCATTGATTAACATGTTATATGTCCTAACATTATTCCCCAAGCCCGTGGTGGAGGCCCAACTAAAAAGCTCCTTCGCATATTTAAGTTCCCTAGCTTTGCACATCCCATTGATAAGGACATCAATAACTTTATTATTTGGTTGAATTCCTCTAATTTGCATCTCATTAAGTAGTTTCATTGCCTCGACAGGACGATCACTTTTACACAAcccatccatcaaaatggtgtaTGTGATGAGATCCGGACATTGTCCATGAGCTTGCATCTCATTGAAGAGCTCTTGTGCAGCCACAATTCTCCATACCCGGTACAGCCCACCTATAAGAGTGTTATAAGTAACAACATTGGGCTTCAATCCCTTACAAGGCATTTCTCGAAAAAGCTGCATAGCCTCGTCTACCATCTGATTCTTGCAATAGCCGTTGATTAACATGGCATAAGTCACGACACTAGGCTTATGCCCTTTACACACCATGTGATCAAATATCTTTAAggcagcatccatttggccaataaAACAGTAGCCATTCATCAATGCACTATATATGATTACATCAGGCTCCACACCTCTCTGGATCATCCATTTTAGTAATCCATGGGCTTCTTTAACCATTCCTTCATTGCAAAGAGCATTCACCAGTATGTTGAAGGTTGTCACATTGGGTGAGACTCCTCGATTCGACATTTCCTCAAACAGACTCATTGCTTCTTTCCACTGGCCTAAATTGCATAGTCCATGAATTAAAGAACTGTAAGTGACAACATTCGGCAGAATCCCCTTACTGACCATTTCTGAGAAGAGGTTAAGCGCCTCCCTTGTGAGCCCATCTTTGCCTAGCCTATCGATGATTGAGTTATAAACCGGAAGGTCAGGACTACATTGACCTGCGCCCTTCTCCATTTTCTGAAGCAACCCAAGAGCCATTCCGTTGTTCCCCGACTTGCAAAGACCGTCGATTAGTATCCCAAACGACACCACATCATAAGGATATCCCATTTCTACCGTCTTCATAAAGAAACTACTCGCTTCCCCAATCCGCCCTTCCATGCAAAACCCCTTAATAAAAGTGTTCAGAGTCACGACATTAGGCTCATGGCCACGTTTCAGGATGTTGCTGAGAACAGCGAAACCAGAACCAATC
Coding sequences:
- the LOC131249225 gene encoding pentatricopeptide repeat-containing protein At1g63330-like, translating into MSSRRAAAAAAQKGKTLSSPASIEITISALDSKIIENKIPTPTQFNHLVNDLFNSIRAGAFVRLEDAVGLFNRMVRTQPLPSIHTFNRLLTTIAKMKHYSTVISLHREMNWLGIPSDICTWSILLNCSCRLNGIGSGFAVLSNILKRGHEPNVVTLNTFIKGFCMEGRIGEASSFFMKTVEMGYPYDVVSFGILIDGLCKSGNNGMALGLLQKMEKGAGQCSPDLPVYNSIIDRLGKDGLTREALNLFSEMVSKGILPNVVTYSSLIHGLCNLGQWKEAMSLFEEMSNRGVSPNVTTFNILVNALCNEGMVKEAHGLLKWMIQRGVEPDVIIYSALMNGYCFIGQMDAALKIFDHMVCKGHKPSVVTYAMLINGYCKNQMVDEAMQLFREMPCKGLKPNVVTYNTLIGGLYRVWRIVAAQELFNEMQAHGQCPDLITYTILMDGLCKSDRPVEAMKLLNEMQIRGIQPNNKVIDVLINGMCKARELKYAKELFSWASTTGLGNNVRTYNMLINGLCKEGLLEEANGLFLQLEEKGFQPNSVTFNALIRGFLQKNEILKAMQLLREMAKRHFSVDASTATMLVGLLTEDEKGQEYLGMLYKFVPYGEDS